Below is a window of Cardiocondyla obscurior isolate alpha-2009 linkage group LG13, Cobs3.1, whole genome shotgun sequence DNA.
tatagtttgtacgtttaattattgatCTGTTAAGTAAAACGTGAGAGATTTGTCTTTGTTTTTGCTTGGATCACGTTTCCTTCATTGTAAATCCAAGAGATTCGTGATAACGCATTAGTGTTGCTACAAAATTACGTTCTTAAATTATCCAAGTATcgtaatgttaaaaaaaataagtaaattaatagaatGTAGTGTCTCttaatatataagtatacgaAATACAATATACGAAAAATATTCTTCATTaagctgcaaaaaaaattctatagtAAATGTGAAATTACatacattgtaaaatatttagtaaagttacataaataataGTTATGGGAAttccattattaattatatgaataGTCAGTTAATTATgtgtacgatttttttttaaatatacttaattacttttttttttttgcgcattGACATTTGACACAATGAAATGTTGtgaacgtttaataattagtaataatacaCCTATAACATGCAGAagaacgatttttattttctatcccCACCAATGTAGACTAACTTTAATCTCGGTTTCATTAATCTTTTATAGTTTTAAGAAGATtcttaggaaaaaaaaaagaaaaaaaaagcacttaAACCGggcttaaaaattattgtacattGATAAAAATAGACGTTAATGAGTTAGTGgatttttgttcattttttttctttttgttgagAATTGTTAAGTAGAGAAAtactttttgtaattttacatgTAATATCGCTATACATTTCGTACTTGCGTATGGTCATTCGGCCCTTTTTTTACGACGTTATACGTTACGACGATAGATTTTGTTTTCTTTGATTGAAGACGGGAATTATTTAGGCGCAATCAAATAGCTGAATCGCAACGAAGATTGATTTAGTGTAACGTGTGCCATTCAGCGATCTGCTTTCTCGGCAACTGAGTCATTTGAAGCCAGTGCTCTCGCCCTTGACTATTACTGCTGTCAGAACCTGTGGCTGGTCCAATGATGCAAGATCCGATAATGGCGTTTCCACCGATCAACTCGCTGCTCGAGTCCAGCACGCATATCTTACACagacgtatttaattaattcgtacttaatatttctttaactcgatttatattatatttttatttgtcatgCAAAAAGTTAGTGAGCCCGGCTCGCATTAAAACACAATgtgacattaatattattactttacgAATAATTGTGAAttgattctattttttttttatatcgaaaagAAGTGTATCTTCTTGACGcgtttttacctttttttgtAAAGGTAATTTTGTACTGTAGACATTCCCTCAGTTAAAAAATGCCTTAATCCTGAATACTGACgcacaaaaaattaaaataaattgttttatacctCTATAGCCGATGATGCGAGTGATGAGGCAGGTATATTAAATGACATCGCTTCGTTCCACACTGGATTCGTCGTTGCCCTTCTAACAGcagttttcttctttttctttactccTCTTTCTCCACAGAGAAGACTAACTTTCGCAAATGGATCCAATGTTTCCTTATCCTGCGTCACATATTATTCGGAAtgtttaaactttatttagaattaaattgttaaataatattatattgttaaatataattaaatttttaaatataattaattgttaaataagtaatgtgtaaataaatcgtataaaataagtaatataattgttttattataaatatcttacctgttgaggaaataaatttctagcTTTCATCATGAGAACAGTGAGCCTTTCGGCGCTCGGTAAGTAAGACAATGAAACCAAAACTTCTTGAATCTCTTCTGGCGGTTTGCGTTCTCTCGCTATTTCACCCCAAACCTCCACTGAGGAAGTGGAGGAGACCAATTCGAGACTTTCCATGGCTACTCTTACTGAACCCACCACATCATTCCTTGAGAAACGATCGTAATCGAATACCTAAAATGTGCCGTAatcgcgttattttaattacgtttaaattgaaaatttgtcTTATCGCATACTGTTATCATTATTACTACTATTCTGCTATTCGAATTACTTGTCTACGGTGAATAATTACCTGCAAAACTAAAGTTTTCTCTTGCAGCTCCTCATAGCTGACAGGAAACTTGAAATGCTGATCAAAAAATGGATTTGGATCGTTGCGATGGATCTGCGTCTGTCTTTTTCTACTGTCAACTTCTGGGCTCAGAGTCAACTTGACGTAAGGATCGTTGAAGCCGCCCTGATCACTGCCTGCGAGATCGTGTGCTTCGATCAAGTGTACGTCCAAATCCGATTTATCAAAGTCGTATCTCAGTCGCAAATGAAGTCTCCCCAAATGCTTTCCTGTCCTGCAATTACGCAAATTAATTAGCGATTTCCGTATTATCTTTAACAGTAATTAAGttcttgcaaaaaaatatatatatatatatatatataaaacggTTCAAGATTATCAGAGAAATTTTCTAaatcgaattttattatctaccTGCGAGCACTGAGAAAAACAGGACCGTCGCGTCTTTGATAAAGATCCGGTTGTAAAGAACCAAGTGGAGAAGCAGGTGGTATAGGACCACCGTCGCTgctgcataaaaaaataagcattATTGtgtcttaaaattatatcaattaaattaagattttaatatatgtatattccgTTTGTGAGGATTCTATTTTTTACCTTATAGAAGTTCGTGGCGGCGGGATAAGAAGGGGCGATAAGCAACGACCGGTCTGTCTGGAAGTACTTTGAATAGTATTCATTGGCGAACACACGCAAGTAGAGCTCACACCCGTTGCTACTGACGACAAAGAGATCTGTGAAGGTGACGCATTTCCGCTGTGCAAGCTACCTGTGTAACTGGCAGGACTTGCACAACGTGCATCCAAAGATGCCGCACGAGCTGGCGAAGGAGATCTGtggaaaattttcaaattgtatgttataaatatatattatgtatgtatgtatatttattatagaaaaaaaaaatttttttaagatataattGTTACtggtaatattaaaattaattacaagatctaattatttaaattatatttttctacacCGACCTCGAGTTTCTGCTCGGTGGATACGAAGAGGCGGCATATAAAGGATCATGTCGAGCGTGATGCCGCCCATCTGGACCAAACGCTCTAATTTGAGGTGATGATCCTCGATGATTTGAAGAGCACGGTGCACCTTCCAATGAGCTTTGCGAGCTAACGGATGAATTTCTCGCCAACGTTCGACTGCCACTTTCACCTCCGCCTGGGTAACTACGACTCTGATGAGGCAAGCCTTAAAGGAAGACGTATCATTTGAAATTAAAGGGTTCTTAAATCAAAGTCCGAAGTTCTACGGCAATGGCAAGATAGCAAagtttacatttaaattcCTTTGTAATCGAATCTCGTCTGCAAAGACGAACGATACTTCAAATGCATCGACACCTAGCTTTTGAAAAAGAGACTTCGAATGAGTATTTTCCATAAGTAATACTAGATGTAATTTTCCGAGAGTTACACTAAAAAGATGTGGAGGAAATCACTTAAACTGCCCGTAATTCGAATTAGTATTTGCGTGAAAAATTCTCTAAGAAGCATTGATAATTACCTGATTCAGTTACCGATGGTTGCACTGCGTGTTGCTCTTTCGCTACGTTAAATTCCTGAAATAGAAATtagaattagaattattttattaacaacaTATCCATCAGTATTTGACCCAGAAAGAGAGTTCcatcaaatttctttttttttcttttttaccataacttaaataaatatatgtaacgttttaatatttcttccataagtgtacaaaataaatgtgGAATAGTTATTggcaaaaatatatagttacataattatatagataatataaatgtatgatttttattcgacATAGTCTTTTAAGAGTAGCTCTTTGGATAGCAAAGATAATCGGATAGGTCCTTTGAAGTTTCGAAGCGTCCTTCATGGACCCTTGATAAAGACAAACCTTTGAATTATGAAGCGAAGGAGAGGGAAAAGGGAGAGACTCGAAGATACCAACTTCGTGTTCCAGCATCGTGATGAGAGGGTAGGTGGCAGTTATGGGGTGAGGTCGCTGGAAGCTGCCTTTGACGGGTCGATACTTCGAGCAGAACAGGGAACAGAGTCCACGGATCCGCCCACCGAACCGAAACATCAAAGTTGCCACCGTTTTCCTATTTCCGTTATCTTATCGATTAAGATTTACATTCGCAATATcatacacaaaaattaatgtcaGGCTCTAAGTGCTTAAGACTTGTAAACGTACTAACGAGACGAGAAGTAGAGAAATaagaacgtaattaaaaagaaatcgtcATAATAACGACTGTAGATCTCCTCGTACGAATCAAAGCTGTCTCGATAacacgtgtgcgcgcgcggaaAGGCTCGAAGTCGAAATGACGATATTAAATTCCTCATACGCATAAcgcataatttcttttttttttctgcgaaaCCTCTTTTATTATGGCGTGGCATCCACTTTAATTTCATCTCGCAGTAGAAAAATTAACTCGCTTTATCATGCAAATTTTGCTCTACACAGCGGTGACCGGACTACGTGGCGTACTGGAACGAAGTTCCTTGTACtagataaaacattttatgtcCAGAATGACGCCCCGTGTAAGCCGCGAGCAGAATATTCGAGGACAAACGACAAGCTCGCAACTGCGAAGTGCGGCAGGTAAAATATGTTCGCTCGGAAAGTGTACCGTCATCAACCATGCACTGAATATTGGCAAAatttaatcataattaaaacgagcaacttaaatataaaaataaaagcgatacAAAATATCGaagcgtaaattaaatttaaatctaaacctgaatgttaaaatgtaatttttaaaatttaatctatacgtatatgaaattttttttataatttctttataagaaAAAGTACTTGGCTACCTTTTTATTGCGCTATAACGCGCAATTTACACAATTATGTTTCAGAACGTAATCTCTGTACTTCGGTACGTCGCAAACACGACTTCTATTTAGATTCATTGTCAGATGTGTTCTATTACGACTCGCAATCACAAATACCTTCTTTATTTCATATCAAATTTACGCTTAATCATTGCAAAAATTCTTGAAACGCGGGATCTTCGAGATAAAGTTATCCAAGACATaataacaaagataaaattacaacTTGTTTGCAGAAAAAGGTAATCTTCCACGTGGAACAAGCAGCGAAATGTTGTTTATGATGGAGTATAGTTTACGGAAAAAactcagaatttttttttataactataaagttacttgatttttttttcttattcctttttataataattcatagtgcgagctaaaaaaaaaaaaagaaaaagaattaattgtaaataaaatattttatttacgcaaaattattaaatgaaaaattgaataaataatactgcaatagtcgataaaatttttactaattCCAAGactaattttcttaattcaaAAAGATTGAGTGTCAGATTCTCAATTGGAGACtaactctttttttctgtgtAGTTCTGTAAGTTACGTTATTTGTCAAGTTTTATCATTGGACGTATGTCAGTCTGTGACGATATCTCGGTCGCGAACGATCGTGTATCTGTCACAGCTATTCCAATGCCAATTAACCACTCTTCGTTCCTTGTCAATTGAAAAGCATTGACCCGGAGCATGGCGTACattgttttatgtaaaattagctgcaaagtttaaaatttcttttagtttctataaaaatttggTAGACAACATTAAATGCTTTCAAGTTTTACTTATTCACGTTTCTAAAAAATTCATCGATTACATTACGAAGTATTAACTTGAAAGTTAAATggtgattatttttatgttcatttaaagttgaaaaattttttgtctCAACATAAATATTTCCACGCGTCAACGTAATATgttagttaatattttaattagttttgaACAAGCTGAAAAATATGTAGCGCTTAATACGTAGCTTAGTGTATAATAATAGACGGATAATGATAGGCGACATGTCTATgcgatgaatttaatttccattcAATTAATTGTCATGATGGCGCAATCGGTTATCGATTCGAATCCTATATTCCGTTAACAAGTAAGCGTTTCTAGGACGACGCTGAATCGGTGGACAACGTCCAACTCTTTCTCCGTCGAGTTTTAAAACTCAATTTACTTATAGTGATTCCATTATAGGGACAACATCGATAAACTTacgtaacttttattttacttgagAAATTTGTTCtgcgattttctttttttttttaattattcaaataccGCTAAAGCTACGTGTCTTTAAAGAGAATTGTCGTGAAACTGTATGTCGAAGAAATATTATCGCGCAGAAAGTAAAGCGGTAATTCTGATAAGGCtcattatttgaaattaattgtatgTATGTTTCTGCAATGTAAAGTAATCACGACACGCGAGAACACAGCCAGCCAAGTCATACGCGTAACAAAGAAACTAGTCCACGCTAGAACAGGCGCAACAAGTGCATCCGAGATGAGATTTCCGAGGTGTTTGAAAGTGCATAGCACTGTTGCGTGCGTTTAAAGTTTTCACGAACAATCTGAgacatttttttgtatatacccTGCGTGCAATCTTGTCAAACATCATAAATATGAAGTACGTACACATGCTCATGtaaattctacaaaaaaaaattaaaaaaaaaccttttaaGAAATATCAAACGCAAAAGAGTATCATAAAGTTATTATCAAGTGcactgttaaaaaaagaaaacatatgTAAATTGCCGAATTACAACAGATGTAACGTTACAacgtaaaaattcaataagtattatatgaataataattgtaagaaCTTCACGATTAAATACGTGATTATAAAAGAATCATGTGATTTAACGAAAATTCTTACTATTATTTGCGTAACagttattgtattttaaaaatacagtttTGTGTCTGTTACGGCTTGCCGATTCACATGTGATTTTCTTACggtattaacatttttatacatttctgTATGACTGTACCTCCGAACTGGTCGAAGTTGTACTGTCGGCACTATCGGTATTAGCGACGGAAGAGAGAGGAGATCTCGAGCTTCTCTGGGCCCATCTACCCTTGATTATCGCTATTCCTGTCACGGCACCGATCTTGGTGGCCGCGCTTCCACCCGACGTGTTGCTCGACATGTTCTTGTCTCCGTTTGCAGCACCGCTTCCGCTGCtgccgacgccgccgccgccgcataACTCCAAAACATCGCCCAGAACCTCTGACAATTTGTCCGGCACTTTGACGAACGTGTGCGAAACGACTGTCCGAATCTCCGTACGCGAATGCCGCGAGGCGAATCGCGAATTTTGATTTACCGTACGCCAGATAATGCGTTTGCGGCAACGCCTGCGACACCTTCAGCAGAGAACACCTATTCGAAACAATTGGCAAAAGGACATGTCGTGACTAAAATCTAGGACGTAATGGAACGCCGTCGCGTTTTATCTAAGACGTGATCGTCAAATTTCGCTCGTCACTTGCTTTAAGTAATCGGTTTCGTTAATCAATCAAACGTATTACGATATCGCCGTACGTTTGCGGGCAATTAATTACCTCGCCACTTTATCTGGACCAATTTAAGTATAGTTCTAATAACGGTCTTATCACCAAttgatcttttcttttttttttacccttaTACTATCAGAAatctataatttaaatctataaaaaCTCCTAcgttctattttaaatttttaagacatGACAATAATTATCAGATTGAAGTACCGTGagataatattacaatacgAAGCGTttaatcaaaagaaaaaaagaaaaataattaacgccaTATAACTAGACTTTTAATAAactataaaagagaaagaaggctgtgcaaaacgttttttttaaatcaatatttctTCCGACATTGACGCACATACGTAGATTCCtcctattaaaattatattaccgtTATCTGGCTCGGATTTGAGTCCCTTAAGAATTACAATTCCTTCCCCTGCAGCTGCCTGCTGTCCtacttttaacaaatttatcgCGTTGGATTAAGCGCGGCGTCACTTAGCTCCTCGGGATCGGCACTCTACGTTAATCGTGCATGAAGCTGAATAGAAGAACATCTGATTTCATTACCGCTCAGCGGTCACGTATGACCGCAGCTCATTACTCTACCCGCGGCTCgatccaattaattttacgtcaCAACTGCCcattctatcttttttttttacgtgaggGAGGGCGAGATCGAATGGTCGGAACCGTTGCGGACTGTAATTACTCAAACGCCACGCTGACCCGATTCGCCGTCGATGGCTAAAGTAGCAGCAACAAGCGGGTGACCTCAGCTTCGCGACTCGTAGTAATGATTAATTGTATACTTTACTCTCGTTGTAGAATCTCGACTGTTGTTATATTGTTTTACGAGGGTTACGCGATCAGCGCTATTGCCACCTCGACGACGAGATCAATTTCATTTCGAGATACGAGCTTTTTCTCGTCGACTTTCAATTCGGCTTCTCGGTGCGCTTACGACGTGTATGTGTGTTACGGAATATCACCTATCACCGTGCCGCGATACTCGCGATACTGGGCAACTGGGCTAGCCCGACTGACTTGATACGCGCCCGACCAGTGCCAGGGCTCGTCGTGCACCACCAGAAAACGACGATTCGTCGCTGAGCGTAGCTGGTGTTGAGGGTGGTGGGTGACCGGTTCCGCAACCGAAGGGtgtagagaaagagagagagagagaaagggaaagcCTGcacgtatgtgtgtgtatatacgtatatgagagagaaatagagagagataCATTTGAGgcaaaggaagagagaaagatccTTAACTAGTAGATGGCGAAACACGAATATCGAGTACGAAAGTGAGATAGGAAAGGGTGCGTGCGCCGCAACAGGTTACTACATCTCAGGGACGACAATGATTTTGGGAAAGagaatttaatgttttactttaaatttatttaagataaaaaattcttctctatcactctttctttctccctgtcttttttttttttttttttttttttttcttggtgTATTTTCTAGCTACTTCACGATCATGACAATGGCTATAAGCAAACAGACACGCAAACTACGTTATTGATTGCAGAAGACTTATTTTTCTTGAACTATTTTACTTACAAATGCAACGGCATTTGAACGATCAATATTGTGTTactattttattgttttaaataattttttttaataaaaagataacttgcttatttaaaagaattattttcttttgtaaaatagCAGTTGCTCGTTAACGAAATGTGAGCATTGTATCTGCAGTGTACGTACAACAATTTGTTTCAAGTGCTTTCCAACAAAATGAGATTAGTTCAATGAaggtaatatttaaatttaaggaTGCCTATGTCTTGGGCTAAGTAATCACGTGTGTCTTCAATATAACAGAGTATACTGTACATTAACCTAATTACAGTACATCTTCAATATACTTTGCATAAAATagcattttacaattttgcaaattgatttaaacaaaaaaaaaaaattattattatatgataAAAGATATGTGTTGTTCATGAttacgcaaaattaaataaaagaataatttaatgtgaCGCTGTCGGTaagttttaaatgtaaaattaaaaagaattacgtcatggaaataaatattttttgataacTAAAATTTATCTGTCGGTCGTGTTGTTGCGAGTCATATTTCTGAAAATagtatatatacgtatatcacGGTTAGGCGTGCTGTATCGATCGAAATTCTATATTCAACGTTCTTGTTCGGCTTCGGCGGAGAACATTCTTTGTAATTACGTATGTTAATTGGAAACGTGATGAACGGGATAGcgtatttattgttaatattcTTCTTACTGTATTAATGACATTATCTAAAtgtctataattatattttaaatgaataatttttgcatGCATACGTATGTtctatatatgtaattttaatttttatatactctCTGAGTGCTTCAATATTTTAGCTGCTTTTCGTTTACACCAAAACTTACATAATTCTCACTTGTGACACCATTTTATCTCTGTTTCttaataaatgtagaaaaaaaagacaaaataacgtcacaaataaaaacaaaaaatttatccaagttttaatataaatgggaagcaaaaatattatctgCTTAACTTATTATTGATTAAGAGTACTATGTCAAATTTAAATCTGAGGTAAAAAAGGAGTGGCGGCTCGTGGCGGAATTTAACGTCTGTCGGTTCTACCACTGAGACGTACTACTGACCATAAGGGATTCAGTAGTATGTACCGACTTTGAGTTACaggaaatattatatcgaCACACATTTTCATATTTCAGATTAccgacaaataaaatatttgcaaaaaaaaatcaataactATTCTAATCTGATAAACCTGGATAAAAGACTTTTgccaaaaataatatctacatactaaaataattattatcaatcaTTAGCACCAATCAATAACGAATTGATGATAGACTTACTTACCTTAGTTTGTACAGAGTAATAACTGTTTTGCTTTTTCCTCCAGCAATCGAGCATCCGTGACGTTGACGCTATGTGGCAGTGATGGCGATGAGACTTATCGTTGGTGTTACTCTTAACGCTCGATGGATCCGGCCAGCGATCCAGATTGCTCCAATTCCACTTTCCCCTTCGCTTTGCGGAGTAGTAACGATAAATTACGATCGTCATGGCCACCACTAAAGCTAATCCTGTGCCGGCAGCTGCCCCGAATATTGCGGACGAAACCATCATTCttcttttgtattatatgTCACGTAGCTTATTCGTCGTTCGACCTATAAAGTAATAGAAGGCATTAGTATTGACaagtctaaaataattaaagtttcctctttttgcaattctttgaaaataaatttacgacgTATATTGATCTACTTCTGTTCGATCATTTTCTtactgtacaaaaaaaaaacataaaaataaaaagatttttaaacgTTCACATATCTGTAGtacatttttctgtttcacCCTTTCTCGttccttcaattttttaactttgataACATAATAAACTCTTTCAAGAGAAATATATTCCTAAGGGAAATATGTGGTctagataaattatttgtactaAACAAATAAATGTCGTAGCTAACGTTTCAAATCATGAATTGCTCTGTAgacgtataatattaaattttgatcaCAAAATTATACATTCTATCGTTATAATTATGCGTGTAACATGCGAAATACATTTCATATAGTGGCATCATGTCTCGATGCTACAATGCGTCCATTCGGTGCATCGTATCCTCGGATATTTCTGAAAGCCAAGATATAGGACAATAACAAATCCGATTATGCTCTGCGAATTGTCATGTTAACACCGCGCATTCATTAATCGTAATGTCTTGTGCGCGATATCCTACGGAAACCTATACATTGTAGAGTAATTTAAAGAATCATTTATCTTACTCGTGTGGAAAAGCTATAAAATCGTACCGTTGTACACGGCTAATTTTCTGCTACGAAAACATTCATTTTTCTTGGTTAGTTCCGAGTACATGTCATTACTACATTATGATGACAgattacgagaaaaaaaaattttttttttttaaatttaacttttaattttttctattatattttatatggaATAAAGCAATTTATCTAATCAAGTTCTTCGcacttttatgtttttttcaatttaattaatatttaaatataacaaaacccgatggaaattaattttcgtcgtGACAGATTTGATTTAATACAATGTCTGTATGGAAGAAAAATTATGCCTTTCTATTTTTCCGTCTACCGACAAGAATAAACGGGTGTGTCATTCTGCGTCTGACACTTCGCAATAAATTATAGTAACGAATTCCGGCATTTTCAGATTACGATTTTCCTGCAAAATAACACAAAACAATACTTTTacataacaattaaatataaaatacacgtttGCCTTTAT
It encodes the following:
- the Sytbeta gene encoding synaptotagmin-5 isoform X1, translated to MMVSSAIFGAAAGTGLALVVAMTIVIYRYYSAKRRGKWNWSNLDRWPDPSSVKSNTNDKSHRHHCHIASTSRMLDCWRKKQNSYYSVQTKEFNVAKEQHAVQPSVTESGLPHQSRSYPGGGESGSRTLARNSSVSSQSSLEGAPCSSNHRGSSPQIRAFGPDGRHHARHDPLYAASSYPPSRNSRSPSPARAASLDARCASPASYTGSLHSGNASPSQISLSSVATGVSSTCVCSPMNTIQSTSRQTGRCLSPLLIPPPRTSISSDGGPIPPASPLGSLQPDLYQRRDGPVFLSARRTGKHLGRLHLRLRYDFDKSDLDVHLIEAHDLAGSDQGGFNDPYVKLTLSPEVDSRKRQTQIHRNDPNPFFDQHFKFPVSYEELQEKTLVLQVFDYDRFSRNDVVGSVRVAMESLELVSSTSSVEVWGEIARERKPPEEIQEVLVSLSYLPSAERLTVLMMKARNLFPQQDKETLDPFAKVSLLCGERGVKKKKKTAVRRATTNPVWNEAMSFNIPASSLASSAIEICVLDSSSELIGGNAIIGSCIIGPATGSDSSNSQGREHWLQMTQLPRKQIAEWHTLH
- the Sytbeta gene encoding synaptotagmin-5 isoform X2 encodes the protein MSSNTSGGSAATKIGAVTGIAIIKGRWAQRSSRSPLSSVANTDSADSTTSTSSEEFNVAKEQHAVQPSVTESGLPHQSRSYPGGGESGSRTLARNSSVSSQSSLEGAPCSSNHRGSSPQIRAFGPDGRHHARHDPLYAASSYPPSRNSRSPSPARAASLDARCASPASYTGSLHSGNASPSQISLSSVATGVSSTCVCSPMNTIQSTSRQTGRCLSPLLIPPPRTSISSDGGPIPPASPLGSLQPDLYQRRDGPVFLSARRTGKHLGRLHLRLRYDFDKSDLDVHLIEAHDLAGSDQGGFNDPYVKLTLSPEVDSRKRQTQIHRNDPNPFFDQHFKFPVSYEELQEKTLVLQVFDYDRFSRNDVVGSVRVAMESLELVSSTSSVEVWGEIARERKPPEEIQEVLVSLSYLPSAERLTVLMMKARNLFPQQDKETLDPFAKVSLLCGERGVKKKKKTAVRRATTNPVWNEAMSFNIPASSLASSAIEICVLDSSSELIGGNAIIGSCIIGPATGSDSSNSQGREHWLQMTQLPRKQIAEWHTLH